The stretch of DNA agcccggaggcggtcgactagattatgtgtgtatgaattacaggggtgtgaaccctttacactgaggaggggggtggcttatatagagttcgccagacccctccggccctcagttatgcagggtttcaaatacattaaggtcgggcgttactggtaacgcccctaataaagtgctatgatgaccataaaagctacttaatgaccgaccgttagcgtgcggagtgactttaggtctcctggccgtcgagtggttggatcttggtcgagtgattgcttcttggtcgagtgtcttcgagtctgtcgagtggaacacctccaagtcgattgaaaggtgatttattctagagatgtccttcggtagggcagttaggacaggtccatgaccctaccctaggtacaaagcttcatcacataccccctCCCACTAGGCACACATTTTGGGCCGGCCCAAGTACCTCATTTTCGGTTTTGGGAACGTTCTAGAACCTTTCCAGACCAGTTTTTTTCCTTTCGGGttatttttgttttttcattttgattatttcatttctatttttcttttttgtttttacCTTATTTATATTTTTCCTATTTTCATGtcatttttattttcttttttcactctttctttttttgaacttcttttcAAATTTATGAACTTTTTAAGGATTTTTTAACATTATTTTAAATTCTGAGCATTTTCCAATTTCATGAACATTGTTTTATTGTGATTATCTTTCAAATTCACGAACATGTTtaaaagttcatgaatttaatttaatcttgaatattttttgaattcacaaatatttttttatatctgagaacaattttttaaaattgTAAACACTCTTTTGAAACTCATGGACATTTGAATCGCTGAATAATTTTTGAATATAAATATTTTTTGAAATCTGGGAACAATTTTTGACATTCATGAATACTATTTGTTTGACAAATATTTTTCGAAATTaattaacattttttgaatcaaCAAACATTTTTTGATTTATGAATATTTTCGTAATTGAGAATCATTTATTTAGTTTTTTGAACAGTTGTTTTAATTTGTGAACATTTTGTTCAAATTCTTGAACATTTTTGGAATATGCGAACATGTCTTTGGAAATCAAGATCTTTTTTGAATACATGAACATTTTATGATTTCTTTGTTTATTTCTTTCAAAATTGACGTTTTttgaaatttgaattttttttgcaatcctgaattatttaaaaaagaaataaaggaaaaataaaaataaataaataaaaaaggcgTGTCCCGCTCCGCGCATGGGCCGACTCAAATGGGTGTGCAAGGGAAGGGGATGCGCACTGGCTTGACCGCTAGCGCTTAGCGTGCCAAATAGGAGCTCCGGGGGTAGGGTGGGGTGTTGTAGAGCACACCTCAAATTTTATATCAAGGAAATCATCAACGAATCCTTTTAAATATTGTTTTACTGGTACAACATACATGAGGTTCACTCCCTCCGTTTCCATTTAACCTCCGAAAATGATAATTTGTTTCTTTGACATCACAAAAGAGCGTGCGATATAGGCACCACGGCATAAGTCACCAGGCCACCAATTTCATCAAGTTTCAATTGTTCATGATATAGTTGTCGCCGCTAGGGCACTGCTGCACTATTAGTAGAGGGGAACACATCCATCCTCAACCATGGCAATCTAGTTATGAAGTAGCTGGGGCAAATAGTACATCAAACTAAGACACGGTAATTTAGACACAACAGCAGGTGTCTGTCTTTCCTCCTCCTCAAGAAAAGTTTCCTTTCTCATCCCGCTGCCGCCGGCGCCGATTCCCCGGAGTGCGGAGGATCTTGGCCCCCCGGCAGTGGGAGGGACCCATTCTCGTTTTTGTTAGGTTTAACGTCTTGGTTGGGGCTGTGTGACGGTAGCGATGTCCCTGGATAGGAATAATGTCTCCCACATCCGATCCTCGTCCCGGTGGTGCGAATAACATCGGAGGAGGACATGTGGAGGTGCGTCCCTGCCGGATCTCACATGATTCTGTCGTGCTGGACTTTGGTGGATCTATTGGATCCATTTTTGTTCGTCTTCGTTTGTGTGGTTATAGGTTTGATCTTTCCAATCTACAACTCTTTTCATCGGCGATGGTTGCTACACTAGTGCGATGGTCTTTTAGAGTCTTAGCACGATGACTtaccgactgtctactacaataaGGTTTGCCTGACTCCGGTAAGGGAGGGGCGATAACGGTGACGCACGTTCGGCTCGCTCCAGTGagtgtagtcgtcgctaggtggttcATGGACCTGGTTATAATTtttgtactgccatgattgatGAATAGATTAAAAAATTTCTTGAAAAAAAACTAAGGCGCGCAAAATAAGTTTTTTTTAGGGTTTAATCAAATTTTATTCATCGAAAACCACAAAGAGTGGGATACATATCGGATCATGGGGTTGGCCAAACCAGACGTGAGTACGTGACACCCTTTGACAAAGATTACGTGAGAATTTGGCTAAACTATGTGTCTCATGATTGAtagcacgactttcaaaagtgtCAAGTTTGTATTGTATGTATCTCATACTCAACTTCGGCCAGTAATATTCACACGTATCAAACACCCTTACGGCCCTGATTCGACCCTCGTTTCACAGAGCAATACCCCTGTAAATTTACACTTCTCCATCCATCGTTTTTCCCAGGTGTGGCCGATGATATACACCTGTAAAATAAATACATGTGTATAAAGAAAGATACACCGATTCCAAGCGGTGCATACGTTGCTTTAAGAGAGCATTCAGCTGGTCTATTAGCAACCCAGGCACCTCGCAAGTTGATAGTAAACATGGGCCAGAAGCTGGTCTATAACACAAACACATGTATAGGTTAAACCACGGGAGATTTTATTTAGGGGTCGGTTTACATGCATGGGAGTGCACCTGCTCTGCTCATGCTGGCAGGTGCTTACATACATACAAAGACCCTCGATCAGGTAGCGTTACATGGTactagatggatggatggatcgatCATAGATATGATGCATGCGCGCGGTGCATGCATGatcgatgatcaatgatctagCAGCTGCAGCAGGAGCAGCCGCAGCTGGTGCCGCACTTGCACTGGGTGCAGCCGCAGCTGCCGTTCTCCGCCGCCATCTCCATCCCGCCGGAGCTCCTGCACCCATCCATCCATCCTTAGTCCCATAGCAAGATCAACATATATAGTCATATTACAGCGAGGCGCATGATGTATGAGGAAAGAGAAGGGACGTACGCCTTgtgggtggcggtggcggcgacgAGGAGGGTGGCGCCGGCGGCCTCGACCTCGGGGTACATGTTGCAGCCGCCGCAGCCGTTGCCGCACTTGCAGGCGCTGCCGCAGCCGCAGCTTCCTCCGCAGCAAGACATCTTCGAAGTTGCTTAGGATTGGATGGAGGCTTTGATTGGTGTTGGCTTCTTTTGTGCTTCTTGCTTGCTAGCTGGAGTAACAATGGCAGGCAGCGAGAGCTATTTATAGGCGAGTGAGCGTcaaggaaggaggaggaggagaagatgaagaaGGAAATGAGAGATGCTCCACTTTTGGCAAAGGATGGACGGGAGCTACCGCTTGGAGAAGAGGAATTTAGATAGGGCCGCCTCCTCCCATAATTTGATTCCCTTTGTCTCTAGTCTCTGCTAGCATCTTTCTTACATCAAAGGAGCCATGAAAGGAACTAGAGCCAGCATTTTGTGGGTATATCGAATTATTGGTGTACCTACTAACTCCCGTTTCAAAATACTAGCacgaatgcccgtgcgttgcagctGGAGAAATATACCAGTTCCTATGAACCATGGTTGGCCAGGTCGAGGAACTGTGCCATGTCAGAACGGTTGACAATGAGAAAATAAAAAGATGCATGATTTGAGGATCACGACGTGAAGCTTAGGACATGGGTTATGATCTGGAGTAAATGCATCTGACTGACAATGTTTTCTTGGAAACTCTCGATCCGGTGTGTTGCAACGGTAGAGAAAAATTGGCCCATAGTAAGATTTAGTGAGAATTATTTGTCTAAAGTACATCCAAAATTCAAGTAAAATTTAGCTTTATCAAAATATGTAGCAATCATCTTGTTATTTGATTTTGAGCATTGAATTGGATTCCTATCGAGTAAAAAGACACCCCAAAAAATAGACACATACTATGAGAACTTTAAATATACGTTCAATCTTTAAATTCGAAATCTCATATCTGTAGTTCAAACCTAAATTTTAACGTAATTGGAGTTTAGGTTGATAGAAATAAAAATATGGACTAAATACTAATGAAATATAGATTTGATGTAGGCTTGCTTTTAAGTTGCTGGTATTCTTCCATCGTGATGTGTGTTCGTACCACCATGTGTCATGTATTTGTATTGACAATTATGTTTCACATGTGtgatcattttcttcttcttacGGATTGTTTCGGTCGATGGCGAGAAAGTTTATCCCTTCTTGAAGAGATGTTGCAGCAGAAGTCGACTTAGTTGTAGATGTCTATTTGATATCTAATGGTTCGACCCATGGCTAACTTTGCTAAAAATATTTGTGTGCATCATAATGAATGATGCAGAGGCCGAGGGTCTAATATCCTTCTAAAAAATTATTTATTGACTCAGTCGATTTCGTCCCAAGACCCAAGCGAACATGCCCCTGCACAATGCATGCCAGCAGCAATTCAACTGCTCGCTCGCCAAATGATCGCCAACATAGTATACTGTCTCTGCTGCTTGCTAGCATGTGTTGCTACTGAACAAGTAAAGATATATAATTATTTAATTATAAGCCTGTGCATTGCTACGACTTTCAAATCGCAGCCGCACACATATAGATACACATATCCAGCAATTTTGTAGCAGTGCACATGACGCACACGTCAACCCGAACCAGCGCCCCTAGGAGGCAGCTCTCCCAGCCTCCCCAGATCAACCCGCATCATCATAGTCGCTGGAAAGCCCTGCGACTCCTTGCTTCGCCCGCCAACTGGTGCTCGAGCTCCTCCTGCGTGCCTCCACCAGCAGTAGGACTCCCTTGCCCTATCTCTCTTCATCCTTTCTCTCCGCAACGCCCTAGCATTGCACCGCTCTTCTGCGCTATCTCGCCACCGAGCCTTGCCGACGTCGCCGCATGAGCTCCCTCGCTTGCCTTCAACCTCCCGAGCGGTCACAACTGCACCGGCACGTCCACTCGGCTGGCCGGCTCTTGAGCCTCACCTTCTTCCTCTCTCGCGTGGCCGGCGGTGACACATCCATCATGGTCGCCATTGACCAGAGCCTCTGCATCGTCCTCTAACAGCTCAGCCGCATGAGGTGACGGATCCGATTCAGTGACGACCTGGTCATGCTCGTGTAGCCCTTCCGAGTCCTCTTCAAATCCCTGGCTACCCCCCGTCCTACTCATCTTCCTCACCTTCGTCGAGCTGGGTGGGTTACCTACACCGCCATCGGCGTCTACCGCCTCTTCCCGTACGTTCTTGTCGGCGCCCTGCTGAGCTCCAACGCCGTCCTGCGTCGAGTTGGGTGACGCACACTATCGTTGGCATCTACCGCCTCATCCTGTATGATCTTGCCAGCGTTCGGCTCGACATGCCGCTGCACTCCGCAACCAGGCAATTGAGCTGGGGCTTCGTTCGATGGCGTCAATTtgtttttatatgttcctagaccAGCCTGCGGAACCGCAAAGAACCTGTCGGGACACCCTATGGGTGCGTGCTCGAGCAGAGTTCGTCTCGGAGTTAAGTTGGGCCATCCGCAGCGGTAGAGAGAAGGGAGAACATGTCTGCCCCAGCAGCGCTCGTAGTAGAGAGCGAAGGGATCGAGAGGAGAGAAATTTTTTATGAGGGGTTCGAGAGGAGAGAGATGAGCGAGAGAGGATGCATGCCCATTTATTTTTCAGGCCCATTGAATCGAGTGTTTCCAAGCCTACTTATTGCCTTGCTCCGGTGGGCCGATGAAGACTATTAATAAAGTTAGATGTATGGAGAACTACGAAAATCTCCGTCCTTTAATACTAGGTATAGATAAATTGTACTATTTTTTTCCTAAAGTCAAATCTTCTATGTTTGTTCCCTGTCCTCAGCATGCCAACGTGATTACCGGGAAGTGGGTCTTCAAACACAAGCTCCGTCCCGATGGTACCCTTGATCGCTACAAACCGCGCTGGGTCGTTCGTGGCTTCCGACAGCGTGCTGGCATCGACTTCATCGACACCTTCGCTCTGGTCGTCAAGCCCGACACGATACACACGGTTCTCCACCTTGCGGTCTCCCGTGCTTGGCCGGTGCACCAGATGGACGTCTCCAACGCCTTGCTCCATGGTCACCTGGAGTAGCAGGTCTTCTGCCAGCAGCACACCGGGTTTGTTGACCCGACGCTTCCCGACCACGTGTGCCTGCTTTCGCGGTCCTTGTATGGACTTAAGAAGGCTCTGCGTGCTTGGTACCAGCGCATCGCAGCGTTTCTCCACCAGCTTGGGTTCCGCTCCACCCGCTCGGACGCCTCGCTCTCCGTCTATCATCAGGGCTCTAACACGGCCTACTTTCTGCTCTatgtcgacgacatcatcctgacgGCATGTACGATTGGTCTCCTCAGTCAGCTCACGGCTCGTCTTCGCGCTGAGTTTGCCATCAAGGACTTGGGTCCTTTGCACAACTTCCTTGGTGTCGAGGTGGTGTGCCGTCCGGATGGCTTCTTCTTTCATCAGCGGAAGTATGCTCGTGAGCTCCTGGAGTGGGCCAAcatgcttaactgcaagcccGCTGCTACGCCTGTTTATACGAAGGCCAAGCTTTCTGCCACGGATGGTTCTCCTGCTTCGGATGCTGCTTTTTATCCGTCTATTGTTGGTGCTCTTCAGTACCTCACTTTAACTCAACCAGAGATCCAGTATGTCGTGCAGCAGGTGCGTCTTCATATGCATGCTCCTCGAGATGCACTGGGCCGTTGTCAAACGGATTCTCCGCTATGTCTGTGCCTACTCCAATGCAGACTGGGCGGGCTGCCCTGACACTCGGGCTGCcatgtttcgtactcttccagtccactgtggagatgattggttaattttatatcgctgaataatattaaatattatgagtgcagacgctccaccacgaggttccttgctccttctcgatcgtctggaatctatgttcttccgctccgggcgcgctccaaagctctcttcgACATACTGTCGCAGGAGCAAATGAAGGACATCGCCGGCAATCCCTCTGCCGCCCTCAAAGGAATCGAGAAAAAaaatgaaacttggcatgatgtcatgttacGAACCCTTGAGTTTGTGATAAAAAATTGAGAAGTTGTCATGTAGATAATATTAAATCAATTCCAATAATTAGGAAAACTCCAAAAAACAACTTAGATGCAGTATATTACTTGTAAAATGTATTGAGGTATATAAGATAGATTACATTTTTTACAGGTCATATAAAAAGTGTTCAGTTTATGTGTTGTGCATATTTGTGTATTGGGCCCACCTCCTAGTTGCCTTGTATAGTTGAGGTCATGGCCTACTCCTGTACATCATATATACGTGCGTTTGCACCTGAGGAGTACAACACGTAATTCCCACATCATACACTTTTGCAAGGGGAGCTTATTGTCTCGTGTAACCAAACGTCGGACCAGAGGCTATCACCCCTGCAACAAGCAAATCGAACGAACACATTCAACAAAATAATGATGCACAAATGTCGACGCTGCTTGATCAAGCCAGGTGGATAGATCAAACATCCCTGAAGTCCGCCGCAACAGTGGTCGGCCACCACTCTACCAACCTAGTTCACATAACCATCCACTTGAAATAATCATCATTAAATTTGAACTAACATTCTTATAAGTTGAATCCGAAGGCCCTCATATATGTAATGAATAGCACCACAGTGACAGAGCGAGGGAGCAGACGGTTGGTTACACACGTACCTTGTCGTCGATGTTGTATCATCGAGTAGGGTGAGAGATGGGTGGTGCTCTTTGAGATCCGGTTTGGACAACAAAGGTTTCCCTCCCTTTTCCCGAAGGAGCAACCCTGAGTTATCGAATCCACGAGAGGATGTGCACTATGACAGGACTCTAACAAGTTCTTATAAG from Triticum urartu cultivar G1812 chromosome 3, Tu2.1, whole genome shotgun sequence encodes:
- the LOC125546413 gene encoding metallothionein-like protein 2C, whose protein sequence is MSCCGGSCGCGSACKCGNGCGGCNMYPEVEAAGATLLVAATATHKASSGGMEMAAENGSCGCTQCKCGTSCGCSCCSC